A window of the Trichoderma asperellum chromosome 6, complete sequence genome harbors these coding sequences:
- a CDS encoding uncharacterized protein (EggNog:ENOG41): protein MSSLNSRFKSFGLGKRKSVASIHSIQQPVPPTSASTPPPGQIPQHQLPHPGQTPPPGAASSTTSLPMNHPGQGARPPSYSAGSYPQPPQGQPMGRTSPMNPGQNRTPPSQMTGGPPPINTGAPAGYPPNMNPMGQMPPGMPQGGPPGFGQPTGYPPGPPPAGGPIAQQFQQGNPAAEVEGASRSKAQLIVGIDFGTTFSGVAFAFATNNEAKEDIITEWPGAGSYTKQKIPTVLYYDQYQKVVGWGPDIADALAPTGYPKPGVQKVEWFKLQLMLSGNTYIDPINLPPLPPGKSEIDVAADYLFKLRQAMRSSLQKTLGEVFNREERNIRYYLTVPAIWNDAGKAATRAAAIQAGFLRDENDNRLTLVSEPEAAALFCSKTGLLNLKVHDAVLIVDCGGGTVDLIAYEVEDENPFTVAECTAGSGDSCGSTALNRNFSNILRTKIRKMKLPDGSKTAGRVYAKCIMDFENRIKADFRNNGQKWAVDVGIEAEFPEAGIEEGYMTFTNEEILQCFEPVVNRILELVRNQIIAIQAQNRTLQNILVVGGFGASEYLFQQIKLHVPPQFQSKVVRPMDSVAAIVKGAVTAGITERVITHRIARRHYLMATLQPFKEGYHPEAYRVPSLDGKDRCKFTRQIFVHKGQKVKNGEPYKVSFFRQVAPGATLMYEDVLYACDDDVCPEYTKDPRIKEVVTLTSDLSRKNLEKDFERMDTPQGTFYRVYFDIYLTLDGSEFSAELVCQGEVMGRCRARFR, encoded by the exons aTGAGTTCGCTGAACTCCCGCTTCAAGAGCTTTGGTCTCGGCAAACGCAAATCCGTCGCCAGCATTCACAGCATCCAGCAGCCAGTGCCCCCCACCAGCGCCAGTACCCCTCCTCCCGGCCAAATACCTCAACACCAGCTCCCGCATCCCGGCCAGACGCCTCCTCCAGGCGCCGCGTCGTCCACCACCAGCCTCCCGATGAACCACCCAGGCCAGGGCGCGCGTCCGCCCAGCTACTCTGCCGGCAGCTATCCGCAACCGCCTCAGGGCCAGCCCATGGGCCGCACGAGTCCCATGAACCCCGGCCAGAATCGCACCCCGCCGTCGCAGATGACTGGAGGCCCTCCCCCGATCAACACAGGAGCTCCCGCTGGATACCCGCCAAACATGAATCCCATGGGCCAGATGCCTCCGGGAATGCCTCAGGGCGGCCCTCCCGGCTTTGGCCAGCCTACGGGATACCCTCCTGGACCCCCGCCTGCGGGAGGACCTATTGCGCAACAGTTCCAGCAGGGCAACCCCGCGGCCGAGGTTGAGGGTGCCAGCCGAAGCAAGGCTCAGCTCATTGTTGGCATTGATTTT GGAACAACATTTTCTGGTGTCGCTTTCGCTTTCGCTACTAACAACGAGGCCAAGGAAGACATCATCACAGAATGGCCCGGTGCGGGTTCATACACTAAGCAGAAG ATCCCCACTGTCCTCTACTACGACCAATATCAAAAGGTGGTCGGCTGGGGCCCCGACATTGCCGATGCTCTGGCACCGACTGGCTACCCCAAGCCAGGAGTCCAAAAGGTTGAGTGGttcaagctgcagctgatGCTTAGCGGCAACACATACATTGACCCCATCAACctgcctcctctgcctccagGAAAGTCCGAGATCGATGTCGCTGCCGACTACCTCTTCAAGCTCCGCCAGGCTATGCGATCATCGCTGCAGAAGACTCTCGGTGAGGTGTTCAACAGAGAAGAGCGAAATATCCGATACTACCTCACTGTACCGGCTATCTGGAACGACGCAGGCAAGGCTGCCACTCGAGCTGCAGCTATTCAGGCCGGCTTCCTGCGTGACGAAAACGACAACCGCCTGACTCTTGTTTCCGAGCccgaagcagcagccctGTTCTGCTCCAAGACGGGTCTGCTCAACCTCAAGGTGCACGATGCCGTCTTGATTGTTGATTGTGGTGGAGGTACTGTCGATTTGATTGCCTACGAAGTCGAGGATGAGAATCCTTTTACCGTCGCCGAGTGTACTGCCGGTTCTGGTGATTCGTGCGGTTCCACAGCCCTGAACCGCAACTTTAGCAACATCCTGCGGACCAAGATTCGAAAGATGAAGCTGCCCGACGGATCCAAGACAGCCGGCCGTGTCTACGCCAAGTGTATCATGGATTTCGAGAACCGAATCAAGGCAGATTTCCGAAACAATGGCCAAAAGTGGGCTGTTGATGTCGGCATTGAGGCTGAATTCCCCGAGGCTGGCATCGAGGAAGGCTACATGACCTTTACCAACGAAGAAATCCTGCAGTGTTTCGAGCCTGTCGTAAACAGAATTCTGGAGCTGGTGCGAAACCAGATCATCGCCATCCAGGCCCAGAACCGTACGCTCCAGAACATCTTGGTTGTAGGTGGATTTGGTGCTTCCGAGTACCTGTTCCAGCAGATCAAACTTCATGTGCCCCCTCAGTTCCAGTCCAAGGTGGTCCGACCCATGGACTCGGTGGCTGCCATTGTCAAGGGTGCCGTTACCGCTGGTATTACGGAGCGTGTCATTACTCACCGTATTGCCCGACGCCACTACCTCATGGCCACCCTGCAGCCCTTCAAGGAAGGCTACCACCCCGAGGCCTACCGAGTACCGTCGCTTGACGGCAAGGACCGATGCAAGTTCACGAGACAAATCTTTGTGCACAAGGGGCAAAAGGTCAAGAACGGAGAGCCTTACAAGGTTTCCTTCTTCAGACAGGTTGCTCCTGGAGCTACCCTCATGTACGAAGATGTTTTGTACGCCTGTGACGATGACGTCTGCCCAGAGTATACCAAAGATCCTC GCATCAAGGAAGTTGTTACCCTTACATCTGACCTGTCTCGCAAGAACCTTGAGAAGGACTTCGAGCGAATGGATACGCCTCAAGGTACCTTTTACAGAGTATACTTTGACATTTACCTGACTCTGGACGGCTCGGAGTTCAGTGCGGAGCTTGTGTGCCAAGGCGAGGTTATGGGCCGCTGCCGAGCCCGCTTCAGGtaa
- a CDS encoding uncharacterized protein (EggNog:ENOG41~CAZy:GH152~TransMembrane:1 (o249-268i)), with protein sequence MDCEFSGATPATLAEFNLAGGVDNMQTFYDISLVDGYNIPMGINYIPAKNTTFIPPNLTNCACIATTGWVFPPTSNGTGTFYSNVTYPIPLESEETNESVSGWCPWLNLAFPPTHPGNGIYPYPDDNVERPAFAPCNSACAATGTDKDCCIGKYHDPNICKPSQYSKSVKAVCPDAYSFAFDDQQSTFIIPKGGGWEVVMCPEGRSTDILRKLGAEMFELASGGRLSTHSLKRLRNATYIREERGSAGATRSSTAVLMVFAVAACILIRA encoded by the exons ATGGACTGTGAATTCAGC GGAGCTACACCTGCAACACTGGCAGAGTTCAACCTCGCTGGCGGAGTTGACAACATGCAAACCTTTTACGATATTTCTCTCGTCGACGGCTACAATATCCCCATGGGCATCAACTACATCCCTGCCAAGAACACCACCTTTATCCCGCCGAATCTTACAAACTGCGCTTGCATCGCCACCACCGGCTGGGTATTCCCGCCGACGAGCAACGGTACAGGCACCTTTTACTCCAACGTAACTTACCCGATTCCTCTAGAGTCTGAAGAGACAAACGAAAGTGTTAGCGGGTGGTGTCCTTGGCTGAATCTTGCTTTCCCTCCGACTCATCCCGGAAATGGCATCTACCCCTATCCTGATGACAACGTTGAGCGGCCCGCCTTTGCTCCATGCAACAGCGCCTGCGCAGCCACAGGCACAGACAAAGATTGCTGCATTGGCAAATACCACGACCCCAATATTTGCAAGCCGTCACAGTATAGCAAGTCAGTCAAGGCCGTGTGCCCCGATGCCTACAGCTTCGCCTTTGATGATCAGCAATCGACGTTTATTATTCCCAAGGGCGGAGGCTGGGAAGTTGTCATGTGCCCCGAGGGACGGTCGACTGACATTCTCCGCAAGCTGGGAGCTGAAATGTTCGAGTTGGCGAGCGGCGGTAGATTATCGACACATTCGCTCAAGAGACTCAGAAACGCGACGTATATCAGGGAAGAGCGGGGATCCGCGGGTGCGACAAGATCGTCGACTGCAGTACTGATGGtctttgctgttgctgcttgtaTCTTGATAAGAGCTTAA
- a CDS encoding uncharacterized protein (BUSCO:EOG092D4MUW) codes for MLLFCPHCANILTVSLTLNRTNRLECRTCPYEHAITDPVFSRRVFERKEREDVFGGPGAWDNAQKSKAQCPNEGCNGEEAAFFQVQIRSADEPMTSFFKCMTCGHRWREN; via the exons ATGCTTCTCT TCTGCCCGCACTGCGCAAACATCTTGACCGTCTCCTTGACGCTCAACCGCACAAACCGTCTCGAGTGCCGCACATGCCCGTACGAACACGCCATTACCGATCCGGTCTTTTCCCGCCGAGTCTTTGAGCGCAAGGAGCGCGAGGACGTCTTTGGCGGCCCGGGGGCCTGGGACAACGCGCAAAAGTCCAAGGCGCAGTGCCCGAACGAAGGATGCAACGGCGAGGAGGCGGCGTTCTTCCAGGTGCAGATTCGAAGTGCTGATGAGCCGATGACGAGTTTCTTCAAGTGCATGACCTGCGGTCACCGATGGCGCGAGAACTGA
- the SOH1 gene encoding suppressor of hpr1 (BUSCO:EOG092D4QSJ), producing MASDATRDVSMGSSPPPVPASDDEPKYGGYSRFEIELEFVQSLANPYYLNHLASQKLLTQPAFIAYLAYLQYWSKPPYLKYLTYPGPTLRHLELLQQERFRQDIMSPDLVQRLVEDEMKASVQWHREP from the exons ATGGCTTCGGATGCAACCCGAGATGTTTCCATGGGCTCTTCGCCGCCCCCAGTCCCCGCCTCAGACGACGAGCCCAAGTACGGCGGCTACTCGCGCTTCGAGATTGAGCTCGAG TTTGTCCAATCGCTCGCCAATCCCTACTATCTCAACCATCTCGCATCGCAGAAGCTCCTCACTCAGCCCGCCTTCATCGCCTACCTTGCCTATCTGCAGTACTGGTCCAAGCCGCCGTACCTCAAGTATCTCACCTATCCCGGGCCAACGCTGCGTCACCTCGAGCTTTTGCAGCAGGAGAGGTTCAGGCAGGATATCATGAGCCCAGACTTGGTCCAGAGGCTGGTCGAGGACGAGATGAAGGCGTCGGTGCAGTGGCATCGCGAGCCGTGA
- a CDS encoding uncharacterized protein (EggNog:ENOG41), translating to MLLSLCPTAIWNAAWSLPRRNIIGCTTYTPSLYHSQHLHTQPKYHSTSPPRRKPKVSSSIQQPSNGIISIDSIMTIPPKPNLSPSSPTIKTRILIISDTHATVPRTKEAHPAADTEDELNKPGGPISFPTGFRSPLPEADVVLHCGDLSKRGRPDEMRKTFDMLRGLHAPLKLVIAGNHDLAFDDTHYSHDDSSDGSDDNAIKRNPKPKPMYMEALEIAKQAEVDGVKYLTEGTYSFDLANGSRLRIYASQYTPQYGYWAFQYQAGEHSFDIPSDVDVAMTHGPPLGILDRTSGGDRAGCGTLFRALYRARPKIHCFGHIHEDWGAQLVQWKPEPSSSAPQSSWTVPKPWNSEPVISSATVLDREHSRMLYTLTPPPMSVATNTTLIDMEEHKHLLEWSKDRGCYIDLADGENKIKEGEQTLFVNASIMSVRYRPSQMPLVIDMDLPRAAESNP from the coding sequence ATGCTCCTAAGCCTCTGTCCGACGGCCATCTGGAATGCTGCCTGGAGTTTACCGCGGAGAAACATCATTGGCTGCACCACTTACACGCCGTCACTTTATCACAGCCAGCATCTTCATACTCAACCCAAATATCACAGCACATCACCACCTCGACGAAAACCAAAAGTCTCTTCATCCATTCAACAACCATCCAACGGCATCATTAGCATCGATTCCATCATGACAATCCCTCCCAAGCCGAacctctctccatcctctcccaCCATCAAGACccgcatcctcatcatctccgACACCCACGCCACCGTCCCCCGAACCAAGGAGGCCCATCCCGCCGCCGACACAGAAGACGAACTCAACAAACCGGGGGGCCCAATCAGCTTCCCCACCGGCTTCAGGTCGCCCCTCCCAGAGGCCGACGTCGTCCTTCACTGCGGCGATCTCAGCAAGCGCGGGAGGCCGGATGAGATGCGCAAGACGTTTGACATGCTGAGAGGCCTGCACGCGCCGCTGAAGCTGGTCATTGCGGGAAATCACGACTTGGCCTTTGACGACACGCATTATTCCCATGACGATAGTAGCGATGGCAGTGACGACAATGCGATCAAGCGCAatcccaagcccaagcccATGTATATGGAGGCCCTTGAGATTGCCAAGCAAGCCGAGGTCGACGGCGTCAAGTATCTCACCGAGGGGACCTATTCTTTCGACCTCGCCAACGGCTCCAGGCTACGCATCTACGCAAGCCAGTACACGCCTCAGTATGGCTACTGGGCGTTTCAGTACCAGGCCGGGGAGCACAGCTTCGACATCCCCTCCGACGTCGACGTCGCCATGACCCACGGCCCTCCACTCGGCATCCTCGACCGCACTTCCGGCGGGGACAGAGCCGGCTGTGGAACTCTCTTCAGGGCTCTGTACCGCGCGAGACCCAAGATCCATTGCTTCGGCCACATCCACGAGGATTGGGGCGCTCAACTCGTGCAGTGGAAGCCCGAGCCCAGCAGTTCCGCGCCCCAGTCCTCGTGGACGGTGCCGAAGCCATGGAACTCAGAGCCCGTCATCTCATCTGCCACTGTTCTCGATAGAGAACACTCACGCATGCTTTATACGCTCACTCCGCCTCCCATGTCTGTTGCCACCAATACTACGTTGATTGATATGGAGGAGCACAAACACCTCTTGGAGTGGAGCAAGGATCGGGGCTGTTACATTGACCTGGCAGACGGTGAGAACAAGATCAAGGAAGGCGAGCAGACGCTCTTTGTCAACGCATCGATTATGAGCGTTCGATATCGGCCATCACAGATGCCCTTGGTAATAGATATGGACTTGCCGAGAGCAGCAGAGTCAAACCCATGA
- a CDS encoding uncharacterized protein (EggNog:ENOG41~SECRETED:SignalP(1-16)), translating into MKASVVTLLLAGLVAAQDFTGQPDCAIPCLKDAIPKAGCALTDTACQCKTSTQAQLAGLVAPCLIEKCSASDLAKAQSAAAAACKANAGGSSSAAATSAASSAADSSAPASTSAAATSEGTTSAAQSTTAGETSAAQTSAADTSAPASTAASGGASIPTSSPTGGVSNSTVSGSRSVVTRTSTAFVGGGGGSKTSSTPKTTSLNDATGPVAGVLGAVVAALMAL; encoded by the exons ccggccTGGTCGCTGCCCAGGACTTCACCGGCCAGCCTGACTGCGCT ATCCCCTGTCTCAAGGACGCCATCCCCAAGGCCGGCTGCGCCCTCACAGACACCGCCTGCCAGTGCAAGACCTCCACCCAGGCCCAGCTCGCCGGCCTCGTTGCCCCCTGCCTGATCGAAAAGTGCAGCGCCTCTGATCTCGCCAAGGCCCAGTCTGCCGCGGCCGCTGCCTGCAAGGCCAACGCCGGCGgttcttcctctgctgccgccaccTCAGCCGCCTCCTCAGCCGCTGACTCGTCTGCTCCCGCTTCGacctctgccgccgccacctccgAGGGCACGACCTCTGCCGCCCAGAGCACGACTGCTGGCGAGACCTCTGCTGCCCAGACCTCTGCCGCAGACACCAGCGCCCCGGCCTCCACTGCTGCTTCCGGCGGTGCCTCCATCCCTACCTCTAGCCCGACTGGCGGCGTCTCCAACAGCACCGTCTCTGGCTCTCGCTCCGTCGTCACTCGCACCTCCACTGCCTttgttggcggcggcggcggctccaAGACCTCGAGCACTCCCAAGACCACCTCCCTCAACGATGCCACCGGCCCTGTTGCTGGTGTCCTCGGCGCCGTCGTGGCCGCTCTCATGGCTCTGTAA